The Shewanella mangrovisoli genome has a window encoding:
- a CDS encoding SDR family NAD(P)-dependent oxidoreductase has product MRFDNQVALVTGAGSGLGRAYAIMLAERGAKLVLVDQPKGRPSQGEALRATSSSNLTQVTNVELQQTHEAILKLGGECLYFEVDVSQQDDVKAMVNRLQQDWQRVDILVNNAGVYGACSFEHIQQADWQRQFDVDVHGSFYLTQALWPLMKAHGYGRILMTTGVSALFGDLHQVPFSAAKMALVGMVNSLALEGEQYNIHINSLCPQALTAMTHKHLAPAIQPLFSFDTVTATMAFLVSSAAPNGQHLLAGAGSVSHGMFAEFQSIYFSEGLCTPDKLVKYWPELHYAFPINLHTCGEDKVLAWSKQSALEHHIKIE; this is encoded by the coding sequence ATGCGTTTCGATAATCAAGTGGCGTTGGTAACGGGAGCAGGCTCCGGGCTAGGGAGAGCCTATGCCATTATGTTGGCTGAGCGTGGCGCCAAATTGGTATTAGTTGACCAACCTAAGGGACGTCCATCCCAAGGCGAGGCATTGAGGGCAACTAGCTCTTCTAACTTAACTCAGGTAACTAACGTAGAACTGCAGCAAACCCATGAGGCCATTTTGAAGCTCGGGGGAGAATGCCTGTATTTTGAAGTGGATGTTAGCCAGCAGGATGATGTCAAGGCGATGGTGAATCGCCTACAGCAAGATTGGCAACGCGTGGATATTTTGGTCAATAACGCCGGGGTTTACGGCGCGTGCTCCTTCGAGCATATCCAACAAGCCGACTGGCAGCGACAGTTTGATGTGGATGTGCATGGTAGCTTTTATCTGACCCAAGCCCTGTGGCCGCTGATGAAGGCCCATGGCTATGGCCGAATTTTGATGACCACTGGGGTGTCGGCGTTGTTTGGCGACTTACATCAAGTCCCGTTTAGCGCCGCCAAGATGGCCCTCGTCGGTATGGTTAATAGCCTTGCTTTAGAGGGCGAGCAATATAACATCCATATCAATAGCCTGTGCCCGCAGGCACTCACGGCTATGACGCATAAACACTTAGCCCCAGCGATTCAACCGCTGTTTTCCTTTGATACGGTCACGGCGACCATGGCATTTTTAGTCAGCAGTGCCGCACCGAATGGCCAGCATTTGCTCGCGGGGGCGGGCAGTGTGAGTCATGGGATGTTTGCCGAATTTCAGTCCATCTATTTCAGTGAGGGGCTGTGCACACCCGATAAACTGGTCAAGTACTGGCCCGAGTTGCATTATGCCTTTCCGATTAATCTGCATACCTGCGGCGAAGATAAAGTGCTGGCTTGGTCAAAACAGAGCGCCCTTGAGCATCATATTAAGATTGAGTAG
- the tesB gene encoding acyl-CoA thioesterase II, with protein sequence MSQVLDDLLSLLSLEQIEIGLFRGQSQDLGFGHVFGGQVMGQALSAAKQTVPSERKVHSLHSYFLRAGDEKLPIVYEVENMRDGGSFSARRVSAIQKGRPIFHMTCSFQEPEAGFDHQAQMPEVPGPEGLLNQNELAMTLRDKVPARILEKFMEDAPIEMRLVNPLHPFAPKETEPYRYVWLRANGPMPTDAHIHEYLLAYASDFNFLVTAAQPHGVSFLTPGIRMATIDHAMWFHRPINMGEWLLYSIDSPTASGGRGYVRGQFFNQQGELVASTTQEGLIRMVKGS encoded by the coding sequence ATGAGTCAGGTATTAGACGATCTCTTATCATTATTATCCCTCGAGCAAATTGAAATCGGGCTGTTTCGTGGTCAAAGTCAAGACTTAGGATTTGGGCATGTGTTTGGTGGCCAAGTGATGGGGCAGGCCCTGAGCGCCGCTAAGCAAACTGTGCCATCCGAGCGTAAAGTGCATTCGCTACACTCTTATTTTTTACGCGCAGGGGATGAGAAGCTACCCATAGTCTATGAAGTGGAAAATATGCGAGACGGCGGCAGTTTCAGTGCCAGACGCGTGAGCGCAATACAAAAAGGACGGCCGATTTTTCATATGACCTGCTCGTTCCAAGAGCCCGAGGCGGGCTTTGACCATCAGGCCCAAATGCCTGAGGTGCCGGGCCCTGAAGGCTTATTGAATCAAAACGAGCTGGCGATGACCTTAAGGGATAAAGTGCCCGCGCGCATTCTCGAAAAGTTTATGGAAGACGCGCCGATTGAGATGCGGTTAGTCAATCCCTTGCATCCCTTCGCGCCCAAAGAAACCGAACCCTATCGCTATGTGTGGCTAAGGGCGAATGGGCCAATGCCAACGGATGCCCATATTCACGAATATTTGCTGGCCTACGCCTCTGACTTTAACTTTTTAGTCACGGCGGCTCAGCCCCATGGGGTGTCGTTTTTAACGCCGGGGATCCGCATGGCAACAATCGATCATGCGATGTGGTTCCATCGCCCGATTAATATGGGAGAATGGTTGCTCTACAGTATCGACAGTCCAACCGCCAGCGGTGGACGGGGTTACGTACGAGGCCAATTTTTTAATCAGCAGGGTGAGCTTGTCGCATCGACGACCCAAGAGGGGCTGATCCGTAT